A genomic stretch from Marinobacter fonticola includes:
- a CDS encoding acyl-CoA thioesterase produces the protein MTGSSSMHPLDQATALENLDGSSLRGQFPYAYANMVGPYGGVIAATLLNAVLTHPERQGEPVAMTVNFAAPMAEAAYAVVPKVSRTNRSTQHWTLELCQDEAVVATATVFLAVRRDSWTGADTAMPEVPSPSHIEPLDTRGYMAWVQNYQMRMVQGGFDPSGQTGEQDNALTRMWVRDHPPRPLDFLSLMAISDSFFPRVFIRRQQRMPAGTVSMTTYFHADSEMLRRQGDRDILAEARGGRYYRNYYDQDAELWSSDGDLLATTHQIAYFKG, from the coding sequence ATGACGGGCAGTTCCAGCATGCATCCGCTCGACCAGGCTACGGCCTTGGAGAATCTGGACGGATCCTCTTTGCGAGGTCAGTTTCCCTATGCTTACGCCAATATGGTCGGTCCCTATGGCGGGGTGATTGCCGCTACGCTTTTGAACGCGGTGCTGACTCACCCCGAGCGGCAGGGCGAGCCCGTGGCTATGACGGTCAACTTCGCCGCACCCATGGCCGAGGCGGCGTACGCGGTCGTTCCCAAGGTCAGTCGCACCAACCGGTCAACTCAGCACTGGACCCTGGAGCTATGTCAGGACGAGGCCGTCGTGGCCACCGCGACGGTGTTTTTGGCGGTACGCCGCGACTCCTGGACCGGCGCCGATACCGCAATGCCGGAGGTCCCATCGCCCAGTCATATAGAACCGTTGGACACCCGGGGGTATATGGCGTGGGTGCAGAACTATCAAATGCGAATGGTGCAGGGCGGTTTCGACCCTTCCGGCCAGACAGGCGAGCAGGACAATGCACTAACGCGAATGTGGGTTAGGGATCATCCGCCGCGTCCGTTGGATTTTCTCTCACTGATGGCGATCAGCGACAGCTTCTTTCCGCGAGTTTTTATCCGCCGTCAGCAACGCATGCCGGCAGGTACGGTTTCAATGACCACCTACTTTCATGCCGATAGCGAGATGCTGCGACGCCAGGGTGATCGAGATATTCTCGCCGAGGCCCGGGGAGGCCGATACTACCGTAACTATTACGATCAGGACGCTGAGCTCTGGAGCAGTGACGGCGACTTGTTGGCCACGACGCATCAAATAGCGTACTTCAAGGGTTGA
- a CDS encoding DUF2750 domain-containing protein, which yields MDDGELKRVLELSGEERYDYFLSQVVEEREIWILINAESRFLKIASEDGEFEHLPVWPSADLAAEYAKNTGDLTPKSIALPDFFKKWVPGLTKDGLDIGVFPGLDQTIWITEPEELKRDLQEELSNF from the coding sequence ATGGACGATGGTGAATTGAAGCGTGTGCTCGAGTTGAGTGGTGAGGAGCGGTACGACTATTTTTTGAGTCAGGTGGTCGAGGAGCGCGAGATCTGGATACTGATCAATGCGGAAAGCCGTTTCCTAAAAATCGCTTCGGAGGATGGCGAATTTGAGCATCTGCCGGTTTGGCCCAGTGCTGACCTTGCGGCCGAGTACGCAAAAAACACGGGCGATCTGACACCGAAAAGTATCGCTTTGCCGGACTTCTTTAAGAAGTGGGTGCCGGGCCTGACGAAAGACGGTCTGGATATCGGCGTTTTCCCGGGCCTCGACCAGACGATTTGGATAACCGAGCCGGAAGAACTAAAGCGCGATTTGCAGGAAGAGTTATCGAATTTCTAG
- a CDS encoding spermidine synthase — protein sequence MARFTEIGSATIPGKGTQLRLLQRNEEFSIKIAGTTGELMNSRIHGSEDALATLACERIADQPEPHVLIGGLGMGFTLAAALTCLNDSATVTVAELVPEVERWNRGPLGAASGYPLNDSRSHVHIGDVAELLKLGDGTYDAILLDVDNGPEGLTRKENNWLYSPAGITAAQRALKPDGVLAYWSAGPEPAFTERLRRAGFSVEPVTVRALRPGKGARHVIWLAW from the coding sequence ATGGCACGCTTTACCGAAATTGGTTCAGCAACGATTCCCGGCAAGGGAACGCAGTTACGCCTGCTACAACGCAATGAGGAATTTTCGATCAAGATTGCCGGTACCACCGGCGAGCTGATGAATAGCCGGATTCACGGCTCCGAAGATGCGCTGGCGACGTTGGCCTGTGAACGTATTGCCGACCAGCCCGAACCTCACGTACTGATCGGCGGACTCGGTATGGGCTTCACGCTTGCCGCAGCGCTAACGTGCCTGAACGACTCGGCAACCGTGACTGTCGCTGAACTGGTCCCCGAAGTGGAGCGCTGGAACCGCGGACCGCTGGGCGCGGCTTCAGGCTATCCGCTGAACGACTCGCGCTCTCACGTTCATATCGGTGATGTAGCTGAGCTACTGAAGCTTGGCGACGGCACTTACGACGCAATCTTGCTCGACGTCGACAATGGTCCCGAAGGCCTTACGCGCAAAGAGAACAACTGGCTATATTCGCCCGCTGGCATCACGGCGGCACAACGAGCCCTCAAACCAGACGGCGTGCTGGCCTACTGGTCGGCGGGGCCGGAACCGGCTTTCACAGAGCGCCTGCGCCGCGCCGGATTTTCCGTGGAACCCGTCACCGTACGCGCCCTTCGGCCCGGCAAAGGCGCCCGCCATGTTATATGGCTGGCCTGGTAA